The region GGTCGGTAGGTAATGCCCAGTTCAACGCCCCGGTGCAGCGTTTTTCCCGCCGACTGGTAATCGGTCGAGTTATCGGGCTGGCGAATGTTCAGCAGTTCGTTGGTGCCGTTCATCTGGTAAAACGCCCCGTCGATATAGAGTTTATGGTTCAGCAGCGAAGCCCAGCCGCCTATTTCCATGTTCGTAAACCGGGCAGGCTGCAGGTTGTAGTAGAATAGCTCGCCGGTGGCGGCTGGCGTCGTTCGTTTAAGGAAAATTGACGTAAGTGCCGGGGGCGAAAACCCTTTCGATACATTGGCATACAACCCTTTACTCTTGCCCAGATCGTAGGTCATGCCCAGTTTGGGCGTTAGCTGGCTGTAGTCTTTACCGCCCGAACTTCCGTCCAGCGCGTTGGTGTAATCAAAGGCCATCCGGTCGTAACGCAGGCCAACCGAAAGCCGCAGGTTAGTTACCGGTTCAAGATCATACTGCCCATAAGCCGCTACGTTATGGATATGCGCCGAGTAATTGGCCAGTTGGTTATCGGGCCGCTCCCGAACCTGGGTATACTTTATCACCGACTTTTTGTCGGCCCGAAGTTCGGCGGTCAGGTCGGTCTGGTACGCGTAATACGAATTGGGCGACAGGTCGAGCGTGGTACCCACAATGAGTTTGCTGTTCAGGAAAGGCAGCTTCTGCGTATGCTGGGCAATGACCCCGTAACTGCGGAAGTCATTGCTGTTGATCTGCCCCGTTGCCGTTGGCGAACCGGTTATCCAGCGAATCGAATAAGCCGGATTCTGCCCAACGCTGTTGTTGCGGGCAAAGCCCGTTACGAACGACTCCGAGCCGTTTTTCCAGCTATGCTCCAGCGTGAGTCGGCTACGAAACGAAACCGTTTTTCGGTAGGTAAAATCCGTTGTGCTCACGTACTGCCGGGCAAAAAACGCTGTACTGTCTACACTCCCACTCGTTTGCGAGTTGTAATCGTTGTACGAAACGGTACCCGTCAGGCGAGTCTTCGGCGAAAAAGCGTATTCGAGCCGGGTAAAATAAGACGATTTGTCGTAGTTGGAGCTGGCCAGCCAAGAGTCACGCTGCCGCGACAGCAGTCCGCCCACGTACATCCCGAACTTACCCTGCCGGGCTCCCGCGCCAACCTGTACACGCTGATACCCCCACTGGTCGACCTGAATGCCTGCGCGAACCGTTGGCACAGCCGTTGGGCGCTGGGTGATGAAATTTACGGCCCCGCCCACGGCTTCCGGGCCATAGATGGACGACACCGGTCCTTTCACGACTTCGATGGAGCTCACCGTGAACTGATTCATCTCCAGCAACGCGTTGTGATTGAACACGCCCATTGGCCGAACGGGTACGCCGTCTTCAAGATATAGAAAGTACGCATTGGTGGTCATTGGCTGGCGAATAGCCATCATGTGCTGCTCATTATTCAGGTTGACCATCAGAACGCCCGGCGTCTTATTAATGACTTCGTAGATGCTCGTGGGCTTGGTTTCATTAATAAGTCGGGCCGACAGTTTTGCGATTGCGATGGGCGTTTCGGTGCGCAGGGCGGCTTCCCGATTTCCAGTTACCACCACCGTTTGCAGGTCTTCGACGGCGGGTTCGAGGGCAATGCGGACGGGTTGGCCTGGTACAAGGTCCACCTCCTGCCGACGGTATCCAACCGCCGAAACCGTAACGCGGGTAAGGTTCGTAACCAGCGAGAATCGCCCGGAGGCATCGGTTACCACGCCTTTCCCGGTAGTAAAAACCAGCGTTACGCCGGGTAAGGGTTCTTTGGTTTGGGCATCGAAAACAAGCCCGTAGGTACTAAGCTGCGCCAACGCACAGAGTGACGTCATAGCCCATACGAGAGAGGCCATGAACAGTTTATAGATGTTCATTATGAATAGTCAGGTCAGAAAATGGGAAGAGTACGCCAACCCTGCGCCACGTATGAAAGTGGTGCGGGTAAGGTGTTTCAACAGCTTAAAACAGCCGTTGAAATTATCCATTCGGGAGCCGCAGAGATTGCAGCCTCAGGCCTGAGGAGGGTGAAACAGCTTCTGGACAGGAGCCGTATAAGCAGCAGAATGGTAAGCCGAAAAGGCAACCGACACCAGCAAAGGAAAGTACGGGTCGAAGCTAAACAACAGGTTATCCTGGCAGAAGAGTTGAATAATAGGCGTGTTGTTTACCCGCTCGGTGGTTTCTTTATCCTGCCGGTCCTGCTGGGCTTTCAACTGTTTGGCCAGATAACACTGACCGTCGCAATGGAGCTGGGGCTTATCCCGGTTTTCGCAGAGAACACGGGCAATGTATGCTTTATTGACATTGTAATACGCAATAGTTCCCCATTGGCTGACGGTCGGTAGCAGCGTAGCGAGCAGGAGAATATAAATCAGCGCGTTTTTCATGTCCCGCACAAAAGTAGAACAGGATTGGTATGCCTTGTTCATTTTTGGCGAGAAAGTTTCTACCAAATCAGTAGGTTAACGGTCGGCGGGCAACTCCTCCAGTTGCACTTCTTTCTCGAAGGCGATGAAATTGACGATTTCTTTTTGATGATTTGTAATCGGGCGAATCACAACGTTGCACCAGTAGGCCGTTCGATCTTTCCTATAATTCAGCAGCAACTCGCTCACCGTCCGTTTTTTCTCAATGGCCTTCCGCATACGTTGCCGGGCCAGCAGCGACGTTCCTTCACCCTGTAAAAAGTTAGGACGACGCCCCAGCGCTTCCGTGTTGGTATACCCGGTCATCTTCTCGAACAGCGGGTTCACATATTGTATAATCTGTTCGGCATCTGTAACGACAATTGCCCATTCGTCGCTTAGCAGATCATGTCGAATGGGGGCTGTCAATAGCCAGTCCTGCTTTTTTGCCAACAGTTGCCACCCGATATGGCCCGTTTCGAGCGCAGGTCGCTCTCTGAACTCCCAGCCTGCTAACAAAGGCGTTAGTAAAGACTGCCGATAATGTGCAGCGAGTTGTTCGTCGTAAGGTCCGCAAAAGTCCATAATGGTAGGTAAAATAATCTCTCCGCATCTACTTGACAGAGGACAATTGGTAATCATACAGACTTTATAACTAATTCGTGCCCTTTCCGGACCGATTCATCTCTTTTTTTTTGTCTGTTACTTATTATAAGGTAATAATTTACATCAGCTTTTCGTATATATAGATTTTTTAACATATATAATTTCAAGGCTTTAAATGGCTCGCCATAACCCGTCAAAAGACCTATTCACGATAATGAGCGTAACCTCCTCACCCATAAATCAGTTGTTCTTTATAGACCAACAAACTACCTTGGGCCAACTACCAACGAATGGCACACGAACATAATCATGAAGACCACGCAGGGCACCACCACGGTCCTGCCGTTTTAACGTCTGTCAATCGGGCGCTGATCATCGGAGCCGTTTTAAACACGCTGTATGTGGTGGTTGAGTTTAGCATGGGGTTTTATTACAACTCGCTGGGCCTGATTGCGGATGCCGGGCACAACCTCAGCGACATTGCCGGGCTACTGCTTTCACTACTGGCGTTTCGGCTGGCCCGCATTCGTCAGACACCGAGTTTCACCTATGGCTATCGAAAGAGTACGGTGCTGGCATCGCTTACCAACGCGGTCATTCTACTGATCACGATTGGGGCTATTTTATGGGAAAGCATTCAGCGTTTTCAGCACCCCGAACCGGTGGCGGGTGGCCCTGTAGCGTGGGTTGCGGGGTTTGGCATTCTGGTGAATGCAGCATCGGCACTGCTTTTTTTCCGGGATAAAGACCACGACCTGAACATCAAAGGAGCGTACCTTCATCTGGCCGCCGATGCGCTGGTATCACTTGGCGTCGTTGTGGCGGGTATTGTTATCAGCTATACCGGCTGGGTCTGGCTCGACCCCGTTATCGGGCTGGTTGTGGCCGCCGTAATTCTTGGTTCGACCTGGCGCCTGCTGAACGATAGTTTACGGCTGTCGATGGACGGTGTTCCAACGGATATTAACCTCAACGACGTACTCGCTGACCTTCGGGCTGTAACGGGCGTGCGCGATGTGCATCATGTACATATATGGGCTATGAGCACGACCGAAAACGCCCTCACTGCCCACCTGGTCATTCAGCCCGGTCTCTCCGACTTGCAGATCGATGCGCTTAAACACGACGCGCGCCACAGGCTCGAACACCGAAAAATCAACCACGCCACGCTGGAAACCGAAACGAACACAAAAAATGAACACCAGACGGAGGTCTGCTAAAGCCTACGATTTTTGACGGATTGCCGGGCGATAGGGTTCAGAATTCCTGACGGGCTGTAGGATCAGTCTGAAAGCAGAAAAATGCCAAGCTTACAACGAGTGAAAACAGGTCGAAATACTAACAACATCCGCATGTCTTGAAGCTGCCGCCGGATGCTCGAAATGGCGTAATATTCAGGGCATTTAACTGGCATTCACGCCCTTTTCTTTGTATCTTGAAGGAGAACAATAACCAGCAACATGTACTTCTTTCAAGACGACTATGAGTCTCAACCTGAGACCGTTGAGGAGCGTTTATTTCACATTCGGTCGTGTCTATCCACGAAAATCAACCTGAACAGGCTTAGTCTGGACGGCTTTCCGGAGGAGGTTTTCAACTATCCGCAGGTTACACATCTCTACATAGGTAACCTTGCCCCATTGTCGCAGGAATCGGGTAATTTCCTAATCAACATTATCCGAAAAAGGGCCAGGGAAACGAATGATTCAGTTGCCTATCTGGAAGAAATCGCCGAAATCCGTCGTTGTATGACCCCGGCAAAAACCATCGGTCATCTGCCCGACCGCATCAGCGAATTAACTAATCTGGAAGAGCTGTACCTTGTGGGGCAGCAACTAACCGAACTCCCGGAATCACTTTGCGAACTACCAAATCTGAAACGACTTTACGTACACAACAACAAATTAACAACGCTGCCTGCCAAATTCAATCAGCTTAAATCGCTGGTCTGTCTAAACGTGCGCGATAACCCCATCAAAACCTGGCCGGACGGTTTCTGGGAGATGCCGTTCATCAATCAATACCAGCGTGACCTGGAAATCGCCGATCAACGCGAAACCGAACTCCTTCTCGAAAAGAACTACAAAGCCGCCAGAACGCTTCGCAGCGAAGCTATCCGTTGGGGCTTGCACTGGTAACCAACGACACCTTGCCCACAGCGGAAAGAAAGCACGGAATCTGCGCTTTCTTTCCGCTGTGCGGGTAATCAATGTCTGGATATCGGATGGTCTTCTACCGACGCTTCAGTAAGGCATAAGCGCCCGCCGTTACCAGTCCACCTACCAGATACCAGCCAATCGTCATGGCGGCAGTTGCCGGGGTTCGGCTGCTGGGCGCGGTGCCCAGGCCCATCGGTCCGGGTAGTGCCACTGCCCCGACGCCAGCCGCCAGCCCCAGCGCAGCACCCGTCAAAACGGCGTTTTCAGGTTTAGCCAGTCCGATAAGGCTGTAATAAAGCATGTTCGACACTACGTCGCCACCCAGTGCCCAGTCGTGAAGTTCATCATCGGCAGGCGGCTCTTCATTAACACTTGCCATTACTTTTTTTATAGCCCGCATCCCCAAAATATCCGCTCTGGGCGCTTCGGGAATAAACTGGCGGGCCGTTTCGTGAAGGGCCGTCAGGGCACAGGCACCCGCCAGGCCACTGCCCAGCGATTGCAGGAGAGTCTTGTTTATATCAGTCATAGGTGCTTAACTTGTGAGCCTGTACAAATGTTAAATTCCGGCACTATACCTAACAACATCGTGCGTTTCCTGACCCTATCCCTTCTGTCAATCAGCCTGTTAGTCGCCAGTTATGCGCCTGCTCTGGCCCAGCAAAAGACTAACCGGACATACTGCAATCCGATGGACATCAGCTATCGGTATAATTTCGAACAACTGAACGAGAAGATCTCGTACCGGTCCGGGGCCGACCCGGTTATTATCAACCATAAGAAAGAATACTACCTGTTCGTCACGATTCAGGGCGGCTGGTGGCATTCGAAAGATATGGTTAACTGGAAATACATCGTCCCCGACAAATGGCCGATGGAAGACATGTGCGCCCCGGCGGCCCTGTCGGTTCGCGACACGCTCTACCTGTTTCAGTCGACGTTTGAGCAGCGGCCTATTTTTTACTCGACCGAGCCAGAGAAAGGGAAACTCAAGTTTTTTAACCGCTGGTTACCCCGCTTACCCAAGGATATTGGCCCCTGGGACCCGGCGCTTTTTCACGACGACGATACCGACAAATGGTACATGTACTGGGGTTCCTCGAACGTCTATCCACTCTTTGGTGCTGAGCTGGACAAGAGCCGGAACCTGACCTATGCGGGCAATAACCCGGCGGCCTCCTACAAAGCCATGTTCTGGCTCGACCCCTACAAACACGGTTGGGAGCGCTTCGGCCCAAACCACTCCGACCCGTTCAAACCCTTTACGGAAGGAGCCTGGATGACCAAACACAACGGCAAAT is a window of Spirosoma linguale DSM 74 DNA encoding:
- a CDS encoding leucine-rich repeat protein (PFAM: leucine-rich repeat protein~SMART: leucine-rich repeat-containing protein typical subtype~KEGG: hypothetical protein LOC100011554), translating into MYFFQDDYESQPETVEERLFHIRSCLSTKINLNRLSLDGFPEEVFNYPQVTHLYIGNLAPLSQESGNFLINIIRKRARETNDSVAYLEEIAEIRRCMTPAKTIGHLPDRISELTNLEELYLVGQQLTELPESLCELPNLKRLYVHNNKLTTLPAKFNQLKSLVCLNVRDNPIKTWPDGFWEMPFINQYQRDLEIADQRETELLLEKNYKAARTLRSEAIRWGLHW
- a CDS encoding TonB-dependent receptor (PFAM: TonB-dependent receptor; TonB-dependent receptor plug~KEGG: tbd:Tbd_0909 putative TonB-dependent receptor) yields the protein MNIYKLFMASLVWAMTSLCALAQLSTYGLVFDAQTKEPLPGVTLVFTTGKGVVTDASGRFSLVTNLTRVTVSAVGYRRQEVDLVPGQPVRIALEPAVEDLQTVVVTGNREAALRTETPIAIAKLSARLINETKPTSIYEVINKTPGVLMVNLNNEQHMMAIRQPMTTNAYFLYLEDGVPVRPMGVFNHNALLEMNQFTVSSIEVVKGPVSSIYGPEAVGGAVNFITQRPTAVPTVRAGIQVDQWGYQRVQVGAGARQGKFGMYVGGLLSRQRDSWLASSNYDKSSYFTRLEYAFSPKTRLTGTVSYNDYNSQTSGSVDSTAFFARQYVSTTDFTYRKTVSFRSRLTLEHSWKNGSESFVTGFARNNSVGQNPAYSIRWITGSPTATGQINSNDFRSYGVIAQHTQKLPFLNSKLIVGTTLDLSPNSYYAYQTDLTAELRADKKSVIKYTQVRERPDNQLANYSAHIHNVAAYGQYDLEPVTNLRLSVGLRYDRMAFDYTNALDGSSGGKDYSQLTPKLGMTYDLGKSKGLYANVSKGFSPPALTSIFLKRTTPAATGELFYYNLQPARFTNMEIGGWASLLNHKLYIDGAFYQMNGTNELLNIRQPDNSTDYQSAGKTLHRGVELGITYRPSKQVFFRFGGTHAVHQFVEFTLSQRISDAVRNVNGRDMPSAPRTLWNTEISYYPAWLKNFRTSVEWQHVAGWYQNQINTVRYGGYDFANVRAGYEWKGIEVFTNVMNVTNALFATNATRGNNATDRTTYTPAAPRTVVMGVQYTFSGK
- a CDS encoding putative PAS/PAC sensor protein (TIGRFAM: PAS sensor protein~KEGG: cak:Caul_1140 putative PAS/PAC sensor protein), which translates into the protein MITNCPLSSRCGEIILPTIMDFCGPYDEQLAAHYRQSLLTPLLAGWEFRERPALETGHIGWQLLAKKQDWLLTAPIRHDLLSDEWAIVVTDAEQIIQYVNPLFEKMTGYTNTEALGRRPNFLQGEGTSLLARQRMRKAIEKKRTVSELLLNYRKDRTAYWCNVVIRPITNHQKEIVNFIAFEKEVQLEELPADR
- a CDS encoding cation diffusion facilitator family transporter (TIGRFAM: cation diffusion facilitator family transporter~PFAM: cation efflux protein~KEGG: ccs:CCNA_00305 cobalt-zinc-cadmium resistance protein CzcD), with the translated sequence MAHEHNHEDHAGHHHGPAVLTSVNRALIIGAVLNTLYVVVEFSMGFYYNSLGLIADAGHNLSDIAGLLLSLLAFRLARIRQTPSFTYGYRKSTVLASLTNAVILLITIGAILWESIQRFQHPEPVAGGPVAWVAGFGILVNAASALLFFRDKDHDLNIKGAYLHLAADALVSLGVVVAGIVISYTGWVWLDPVIGLVVAAVILGSTWRLLNDSLRLSMDGVPTDINLNDVLADLRAVTGVRDVHHVHIWAMSTTENALTAHLVIQPGLSDLQIDALKHDARHRLEHRKINHATLETETNTKNEHQTEVC
- a CDS encoding hypothetical protein (KEGG: hypothetical protein), whose amino-acid sequence is MKNALIYILLLATLLPTVSQWGTIAYYNVNKAYIARVLCENRDKPQLHCDGQCYLAKQLKAQQDRQDKETTERVNNTPIIQLFCQDNLLFSFDPYFPLLVSVAFSAYHSAAYTAPVQKLFHPPQA